The proteins below come from a single Acidimicrobiia bacterium genomic window:
- a CDS encoding LCP family protein produces MSNETTPSSTPRLRRRIFNAPTMLSFVAAVAVFILVSTIVSTNLGVAVAIGAGALAGGLIWWSLSSVARHRQLATVLTNLPDVGPIPTHEALAPAIGDGDAATAYRLAAQGLEERTTGQILLFTSPVPGWGTTTVALNTAIAASRLGRRVVFIDADLTCHGASRFLSTGPEPGLSSLADGTATLPQVARLLTVSTDVRLPVIPPGGPMDDEALLAGPEMGAAIDTMAATADLIIIDAPPVGWSDTTPHLAAHADGSVLVVSPKADPATTVATGERLADIGAPVLAYITNRSERVMTPLGSVWKSLIIRTVAMAVLLAAAFTLFTSGQLWAAWAGIDREEFSLADANVALDATTTTVNPGALPAVDGAHTTAPDPAPDTESPEMFETFLVIGGDEDSGSSDVLLYLVRPTDGTDPFMMSFPRDLYVTNPCTGTKSRINALSHGCPEKDINGPTLLAVEISRLTGIDVDHFAEFTFEGFVDIIDAVGGVEICVGDYDVRDLGEAQLRLPAGCTTANGTQALSWVRSRKTERYKDGVWGRMPGTSDLMRNEHQQDVIVELAKELKGFDSPQALTQIVSSVADAFTLSDTLGLSDAISLAWSMRGIDIEDIHRIEIPVELSRSPSNQSILVWTTPPREVIEDFYKGTLPEGSS; encoded by the coding sequence ATGAGCAACGAGACAACACCGTCTTCGACCCCCCGTCTTCGCCGTCGGATCTTCAACGCGCCAACGATGCTGTCGTTCGTCGCCGCGGTTGCAGTGTTCATCCTGGTGTCGACGATCGTATCGACCAACCTCGGGGTCGCGGTCGCCATCGGAGCAGGAGCACTCGCTGGCGGACTGATCTGGTGGTCCTTGTCGTCAGTCGCACGACACCGCCAGCTCGCGACCGTCCTGACGAACCTCCCCGATGTCGGGCCGATTCCGACCCACGAAGCACTCGCCCCTGCCATCGGCGACGGGGACGCGGCCACCGCGTACCGCCTCGCGGCGCAAGGCCTCGAGGAACGCACAACCGGCCAGATTCTCCTTTTCACCAGCCCGGTCCCTGGCTGGGGAACCACGACGGTGGCCCTGAACACGGCAATCGCGGCGAGCCGTCTCGGACGACGCGTCGTGTTCATCGATGCGGACCTCACCTGTCACGGAGCATCCCGATTCCTCTCGACGGGACCTGAGCCCGGTCTCTCAAGCCTTGCCGATGGCACGGCAACGCTCCCCCAGGTCGCCCGCCTCCTCACGGTGAGTACTGATGTGCGGCTCCCGGTGATCCCACCGGGAGGACCCATGGACGACGAAGCACTTCTCGCGGGGCCCGAGATGGGCGCCGCCATCGACACGATGGCGGCAACGGCGGATTTGATCATCATCGATGCTCCTCCTGTTGGCTGGTCCGATACGACTCCGCACCTCGCAGCGCACGCGGATGGCTCGGTGCTCGTGGTCTCCCCCAAGGCAGACCCGGCAACAACCGTCGCGACCGGGGAACGACTCGCCGACATCGGTGCGCCGGTCCTGGCCTATATCACCAACCGGTCCGAACGCGTCATGACGCCACTCGGGTCAGTTTGGAAGTCCCTCATCATCCGGACGGTTGCCATGGCGGTGCTCCTCGCTGCGGCGTTCACGCTCTTCACGAGCGGGCAACTGTGGGCTGCGTGGGCCGGAATCGACCGCGAGGAGTTCTCACTCGCCGACGCCAATGTCGCCCTCGATGCAACCACGACGACGGTGAACCCGGGGGCGCTGCCTGCCGTCGATGGAGCTCACACGACAGCACCGGACCCGGCACCTGACACCGAATCCCCCGAGATGTTCGAAACGTTCCTCGTCATCGGCGGCGACGAAGACTCGGGGTCAAGCGATGTCTTGCTGTACCTCGTCCGGCCAACCGACGGCACCGATCCGTTCATGATGTCGTTTCCCCGTGACCTGTATGTCACCAACCCGTGCACCGGCACGAAGAGCCGAATCAACGCCCTGTCGCACGGGTGCCCCGAAAAGGACATCAACGGGCCGACGCTGCTCGCCGTTGAGATCTCGCGCCTCACCGGCATCGATGTCGACCACTTCGCGGAGTTCACCTTCGAAGGATTCGTCGACATCATCGACGCCGTCGGGGGCGTCGAGATCTGCGTCGGTGACTACGATGTGCGGGATCTTGGGGAAGCGCAACTCCGCCTCCCGGCAGGCTGCACCACGGCAAACGGAACCCAGGCGCTGTCGTGGGTCCGGTCCCGCAAGACGGAGCGCTACAAGGATGGTGTGTGGGGCCGGATGCCAGGGACAAGCGACCTGATGCGCAACGAGCACCAACAGGATGTCATCGTCGAGCTCGCGAAGGAGTTGAAGGGCTTCGACTCGCCCCAGGCGCTGACGCAGATCGTCTCGAGCGTCGCCGATGCATTCACACTGAGCGACACCCTCGGCCTTTCGGATGCCATCTCGCTCGCCTGGTCGATGCGCGGTATCGACATCGAGGACATCCACCGCATCGAGATCCCGGTCGAGCTCTCACGGTCACCGTCGAACCAGTCGATCCTCGTATGGACGACACCGCCGCGCGAGGTCATCGAAGACTTCTACAAGGGGACGCTCCCCGAAGGGAGCTCCTGA
- a CDS encoding sigma-70 family RNA polymerase sigma factor encodes MTTGSKPRKAIVDKAEREREEAKERMDRDTLSRTLRDRDRSKLTDDRGRLTTDLVSQYLTSIGEFELLTAENEVDYAQKIEAGQAAAERLDAGDYKTKAEQILLKRQVRRGGEAKDAFLTANLRLVVANARRYANTSGIDFLDLIQEGNLGLIRAVEKFDWRKGFKFSTYATWWIRQAITRAIADKSRTVRIPVHLHDTLAAVRAAQASLKAELGRDPKPDEIAEEAGVEVSKVELALAVADTVSLEQPIGEDGAQLGDFIEDEDAADPVRVTEELDIANSLRKSIDRLPTREGRILALRYGFYDGIPRTLEEIGEEFNLTRERIRQLEKLALCRLRHPSFGIREQDLI; translated from the coding sequence ATGACGACAGGTTCCAAGCCGCGAAAGGCGATCGTCGACAAGGCCGAGCGCGAGCGTGAAGAGGCCAAGGAGCGCATGGATCGCGACACCTTGAGCCGGACACTCAGGGATCGTGACCGTTCGAAGCTCACCGACGATCGCGGAAGGCTCACAACCGATCTCGTCTCCCAGTACCTGACCTCGATCGGCGAGTTCGAGCTCCTGACGGCCGAAAACGAGGTCGACTACGCGCAAAAGATCGAGGCTGGCCAGGCCGCTGCTGAGCGTCTCGATGCCGGCGATTACAAGACGAAGGCCGAACAAATCCTGCTCAAGCGCCAGGTCCGGCGCGGTGGCGAAGCGAAGGACGCGTTCCTGACGGCGAACCTCCGACTCGTTGTGGCGAATGCTCGCCGTTACGCGAACACATCCGGTATCGACTTCCTCGATCTCATCCAGGAAGGCAACCTGGGTTTGATCAGGGCAGTCGAGAAGTTCGATTGGCGAAAAGGGTTCAAGTTCTCCACCTATGCCACATGGTGGATACGCCAGGCCATCACGCGTGCCATCGCCGACAAGTCGCGCACCGTTCGCATTCCGGTGCATCTGCACGACACCCTCGCAGCGGTGCGTGCCGCGCAGGCGTCGCTGAAGGCCGAGCTCGGTCGCGACCCGAAACCGGACGAGATCGCAGAAGAAGCCGGGGTCGAGGTCTCCAAGGTCGAGCTGGCGCTTGCTGTTGCGGACACGGTTTCCCTCGAACAGCCGATCGGTGAGGATGGAGCCCAGCTCGGCGACTTCATCGAGGATGAGGACGCCGCGGACCCGGTCCGTGTGACCGAGGAGCTCGACATCGCGAATTCCCTCCGCAAGTCGATCGATCGGCTTCCGACACGCGAGGGTCGCATCCTCGCGCTCCGATACGGGTTCTACGACGGGATCCCCCGCACGCTCGAAGAGATCGGCGAGGAGTTCAACCTCACGAGGGAGCGAATCCGTCAGCTCGAGAAGCTCGCCCTGTGTCGCCTCCGGCACCCGAGCTTCGGCATCCGCGAACAGGACCTGATCTGA
- a CDS encoding DUF87 domain-containing protein, whose amino-acid sequence MSFYLGAPIDAHGERVEGASYAYEPADLTTHGVIVGMTGSGKTGLGIVFLEEALKAGIPTLVIDPKGDMTNLLLTFPDLAPSDFEPWIDEAAANREGISRTDKASAEAAMWRERLGTWGLDTAAIAHLRRQADMTIYTPGSEAANPVNIVGDLRPPDLSWDTEAEAIRDEIEGFASGLLGLVGIDTDPVSSREHILVANLVERAWRDGTTLDLAALITQIADPPMRKLGVFEVDQFFPERDRMKLAMQLNALLASPSFAAWMTGADLDIEELLWKDGRPRAAIMYLAHLTETERQFVTTMVFSRLVTWMRSQPGSSNLRALAYMDEVFGFVPPSARPPAKKPILTLLKQARAFGVGVLLSTQNPVDLDYKAMSNAGTWCIGRLQTERDKARIIEALTTASGAIDTEAMDTTISSLPKRGFVMHSTREPAPTVITTRWAMSYLRGPMTREEVGRFKETTERADAPAAALSDQAQPSSPSPPKVAEGVRSLAIHPAAPWRERVGDDTAGDVYRPVFAVTVEMRFDEARIGLEHIEMWEAIVTDSGVDDPSDVVVVDHDERDFVDPDPAIPFDSAEIPISQSRFFDDLVSNITRHLDANESLELERNRAVDLVSRPGESQADFLARCKATADDRADEKKATVVKRYEATLRKVKRAYDSAVADADLAAQAAEDEQRSAIIDLGMDLLLRGRTRRSDSRVRQARDRAQRARSKIEAKRNEYEDLTIDMENACAEIDAEWDAKATDIGRISVGLEKDDIRVTDIKVVWVRRRATR is encoded by the coding sequence ATGAGCTTCTATCTCGGAGCGCCCATCGATGCTCACGGAGAACGGGTCGAGGGCGCGTCCTACGCCTACGAACCAGCCGATCTCACCACCCACGGCGTCATCGTCGGCATGACCGGTTCGGGGAAGACCGGCCTCGGAATCGTCTTCCTGGAAGAGGCGCTCAAAGCGGGGATCCCGACCCTTGTGATCGACCCCAAAGGGGACATGACCAATCTTCTCTTGACCTTCCCTGACCTCGCGCCTTCGGATTTCGAGCCCTGGATCGACGAGGCGGCAGCGAACAGGGAAGGGATCTCTCGTACGGACAAAGCGTCCGCTGAGGCTGCGATGTGGCGGGAGCGACTCGGGACATGGGGGCTCGACACGGCAGCGATCGCTCACCTGCGCCGACAGGCCGACATGACGATCTACACGCCCGGGTCCGAAGCAGCGAACCCGGTCAACATCGTCGGTGACCTGCGGCCGCCCGACCTGTCGTGGGACACCGAAGCCGAAGCGATCCGCGACGAGATCGAGGGATTCGCCTCGGGTCTTCTCGGCCTCGTCGGTATCGACACCGATCCGGTGTCATCACGAGAGCACATCCTCGTCGCCAACCTCGTCGAGCGTGCCTGGCGCGACGGGACAACACTGGATCTGGCCGCCCTCATCACCCAGATCGCCGATCCGCCGATGCGCAAGCTCGGTGTGTTCGAGGTGGACCAGTTCTTCCCTGAGCGTGACCGCATGAAGCTCGCCATGCAGCTCAATGCGCTCCTCGCCTCCCCCTCGTTCGCCGCTTGGATGACCGGCGCCGATCTCGACATCGAAGAGCTCCTGTGGAAGGACGGAAGGCCCCGAGCGGCGATCATGTACCTCGCGCACCTTACGGAGACCGAACGCCAATTCGTGACGACAATGGTCTTCTCCCGGCTCGTCACCTGGATGCGTTCCCAACCAGGGAGCAGCAATCTTCGCGCGCTCGCCTACATGGACGAGGTGTTCGGGTTCGTGCCGCCAAGCGCCCGGCCACCTGCCAAGAAGCCGATCCTCACCTTGCTCAAACAGGCGCGGGCGTTCGGTGTCGGCGTGTTGCTGTCGACCCAGAATCCGGTTGATCTCGACTACAAGGCAATGTCGAACGCAGGGACCTGGTGCATTGGGCGACTCCAGACCGAACGCGACAAGGCCCGGATCATCGAGGCCCTGACAACCGCATCGGGCGCGATCGATACCGAAGCGATGGACACGACGATCTCAAGCCTCCCGAAGCGAGGGTTTGTGATGCACAGCACGAGAGAGCCAGCTCCAACGGTCATCACGACGCGCTGGGCCATGTCGTACCTGCGCGGCCCGATGACGCGCGAAGAGGTCGGCCGGTTCAAGGAGACGACCGAGCGGGCCGACGCGCCCGCCGCCGCGTTGAGTGATCAGGCTCAACCGTCATCGCCGTCGCCCCCGAAGGTCGCCGAGGGCGTCCGTTCGCTCGCGATCCATCCAGCCGCACCGTGGCGCGAACGCGTCGGAGACGACACAGCGGGCGATGTCTACCGACCGGTGTTCGCGGTGACCGTCGAGATGCGGTTCGACGAAGCACGGATCGGACTCGAACACATCGAGATGTGGGAAGCGATCGTCACGGACAGCGGCGTCGATGACCCCTCCGATGTCGTCGTCGTCGATCATGACGAGCGGGACTTCGTCGATCCTGATCCTGCCATACCGTTCGACTCGGCAGAGATCCCGATCTCGCAGTCCCGGTTCTTCGACGATCTCGTGTCGAACATCACGCGACATCTCGACGCCAACGAATCGCTCGAACTGGAACGCAACCGCGCTGTCGATCTCGTGTCACGACCCGGAGAATCCCAAGCAGATTTTCTGGCACGGTGCAAGGCAACCGCCGACGATCGCGCTGACGAGAAGAAGGCAACCGTTGTCAAGAGGTATGAGGCGACGCTCCGCAAGGTCAAGCGAGCCTATGACTCCGCCGTCGCGGACGCCGACCTCGCCGCGCAGGCCGCCGAGGATGAACAGCGGTCCGCCATCATCGACCTCGGCATGGACCTGCTGTTGCGGGGCCGCACGAGACGCTCAGACTCGCGGGTTCGTCAGGCGCGGGATCGTGCGCAACGGGCACGAAGCAAGATCGAGGCGAAGCGAAACGAGTACGAGGACCTGACGATCGACATGGAGAATGCCTGTGCCGAGATCGACGCCGAATGGGATGCGAAGGCAACAGATATCGGGCGCATTTCGGTCGGTCTCGAGAAGGACGATATCCGCGTCACGGACATCAAGGTCGTGTGGGTCAGAAGGCGGGCGACGCGATGA
- a CDS encoding LCP family protein produces the protein MHHARRRRLQRVVNPQTSIFAIVTIVVFVFLLTLSTTPVLVVAAAVSAAVVGAAAVGVMSISSGTTLGGRMLVAHVLAGTIALLLGYGIVTGAQVWASWNDIDRKTFALHDARSALVDIDDTTTSTSSPSAEPVGQVTTTVGLPDEAFVTMLLIGGDADSGAGDVILYLVLPTNGADPFMMSFPRDLYVTNPCTRSKGRINTLVRGCPSKGINGGTLLAVQVSDMTGIDVDHFAEFTFEGFVDIIDAVGGIEICVDHAVRDPKASLDLPAGCTDANGAQALSWVRSRKTEEYRDGVWRSVPGRGDLMRNTHQQDVILQLAQRIKSFQTPKQLTDTVAALSDAFVLSDTLSLTDAIGLAWSVRDIDIASINRLEIPVRLSRSPTNQSILIATTEPSEIIAAQYGNQLPTEDP, from the coding sequence ATGCACCACGCCAGACGCCGGCGGCTGCAACGCGTCGTGAACCCCCAAACCTCGATCTTTGCGATCGTCACCATCGTGGTATTCGTGTTCCTGCTCACGCTGTCGACCACCCCTGTCCTCGTCGTCGCCGCGGCGGTGTCGGCAGCCGTGGTGGGAGCTGCCGCGGTCGGTGTGATGTCGATCAGCAGCGGAACGACCCTCGGCGGGCGGATGCTCGTGGCCCATGTCCTCGCGGGGACGATTGCTCTCCTCCTCGGCTACGGGATCGTCACCGGGGCGCAAGTGTGGGCGTCGTGGAACGACATCGACCGCAAGACCTTTGCGCTCCACGATGCACGCTCGGCGCTCGTCGACATCGACGACACGACCACCTCGACTTCCTCCCCTTCGGCAGAACCAGTTGGCCAAGTCACGACGACGGTTGGTCTCCCCGACGAGGCCTTCGTCACGATGCTGCTCATCGGCGGCGATGCGGACTCCGGTGCCGGGGATGTGATCCTGTACCTCGTCCTCCCGACCAACGGAGCCGACCCGTTCATGATGTCGTTTCCCCGTGACCTGTATGTCACCAATCCGTGCACACGCAGCAAGGGCCGCATCAACACCCTGGTGAGGGGATGCCCATCGAAGGGGATCAACGGTGGCACCTTGCTCGCTGTGCAAGTCTCGGACATGACCGGCATCGATGTGGACCACTTCGCCGAGTTCACCTTCGAGGGATTCGTCGACATCATCGATGCCGTCGGAGGTATCGAAATCTGCGTTGACCATGCGGTGCGAGATCCGAAAGCCAGCCTCGACCTCCCGGCCGGATGCACGGACGCCAACGGGGCCCAGGCGCTGTCGTGGGTCCGGTCCCGCAAGACCGAGGAATACCGCGACGGTGTTTGGAGAAGTGTTCCCGGTCGGGGTGATCTGATGCGCAACACGCATCAGCAGGATGTCATCCTCCAACTCGCCCAGCGCATCAAGTCCTTTCAGACTCCGAAGCAGCTCACCGACACGGTGGCTGCCCTCTCGGACGCATTCGTTCTTTCCGACACCCTCAGCCTCACCGACGCCATCGGCCTCGCATGGTCCGTCCGCGATATCGACATCGCTTCGATCAACCGTCTCGAGATTCCGGTCCGGCTCTCGCGTTCACCGACGAACCAATCCATTCTGATCGCGACCACTGAACCGTCCGAGATCATCGCCGCGCAGTACGGCAACCAACTGCCCACCGAGGATCCATGA
- a CDS encoding helix-turn-helix transcriptional regulator — protein sequence MEGSESLGRLIRESRLRRGMSLGQLASTIGRSSSSVRRWERDEVAPAIAIMPRLAEALQIDVADLEARRYPQYGEDDSDQHTAGGDRTGSTIEQDAVPSRQPAPDREVERAPVGFFGELWNTVFAQREAWIPWVRGIATAVLLVIMLVILVWAVGGLWDGIKEIWDSFDAETALG from the coding sequence ATGGAGGGTTCTGAGTCACTCGGACGGCTCATTCGGGAGTCCCGATTGCGTCGCGGGATGTCGCTCGGTCAGCTGGCCTCAACAATCGGCAGATCCTCATCGTCGGTGCGTCGTTGGGAACGCGACGAGGTGGCACCCGCGATTGCGATCATGCCGAGGCTCGCTGAAGCGCTTCAGATAGATGTCGCCGATCTTGAGGCGAGGCGCTATCCCCAATACGGTGAGGACGATTCCGACCAACACACCGCCGGAGGTGATCGAACGGGCTCGACCATCGAACAGGATGCCGTTCCCTCGCGCCAGCCGGCACCGGATCGAGAGGTCGAGCGGGCCCCGGTGGGGTTCTTCGGAGAGCTGTGGAACACCGTCTTTGCCCAGCGGGAAGCGTGGATCCCGTGGGTGCGGGGGATCGCTACGGCTGTCCTTCTCGTGATCATGTTGGTCATCCTGGTGTGGGCTGTCGGCGGGTTGTGGGACGGCATCAAGGAGATCTGGGATTCGTTCGATGCCGAAACAGCGCTCGGTTGA
- a CDS encoding long-chain fatty acid--CoA ligase gives MPSEITTLAELYAQSVAAFPDNPLFGQRTPDGSWDWMTYREFGEAIDKARGGLASLGVGAGDRVAIISDNRPEWAVGAYATYGLGAAWVPMYEAQTQKDWKYILEDSGAKVAFVATDGIRAQIEEIQDDIASLETLIVIDDPAGGNAIDYLELLARGADAPATAAVVRPDDLAGLIYTSGTTGNPKGVMLSHANIASNLNAVAEIFPLEEEDRSASFLPWAHSFGQTVELHALIFFGSSTGLTTAKTLIRDMPEIQPTLLVAVPTVFNKVYDGLNKLMESEGGIKERMFNAAMANAHKRSEMERRGTTSRLVELKSALFDRLVFSKVRDRFGGKVRYAFSGGAAISTEVAEFISAVGIVVYEGYGLTETSPIATCNVKGARRVGSVGRPIPGVTVTIDTDVTGDKEIGEIVIHGPNVMQGYYNLPEANAEVFTGDGGFRTGDLGHIDADGYLYIRGRIKEQYKLENGKYVVPSPIEETLMLSGYIAQAMVYGEQRPFNVAVIIPDFEYLGQWAAENGLGAASREELIADERVIDLFKTEINRAQRDIKHYERVRDFILGTEEWTPEGGMLTPSLKIKRRTIMAEFGNAINDLYSGDDPLLGRDTQTQ, from the coding sequence ATGCCATCGGAGATCACGACGCTCGCCGAACTGTACGCGCAGAGCGTGGCTGCGTTCCCTGACAACCCTCTCTTCGGCCAGCGAACACCGGACGGTTCATGGGACTGGATGACCTATCGCGAATTCGGCGAAGCCATCGACAAGGCGCGAGGGGGCCTTGCCTCCCTCGGCGTCGGAGCCGGGGACCGCGTTGCGATCATCTCGGACAATCGGCCCGAGTGGGCCGTCGGGGCGTATGCGACCTATGGCCTCGGCGCAGCGTGGGTTCCGATGTACGAGGCCCAGACGCAGAAGGACTGGAAGTACATCCTCGAGGACTCCGGCGCCAAGGTCGCCTTTGTTGCGACCGACGGCATCCGCGCCCAAATCGAGGAGATCCAGGATGACATCGCATCACTCGAGACCCTGATCGTCATCGACGACCCGGCCGGTGGTAACGCTATCGACTATCTCGAACTCCTCGCCCGCGGGGCAGACGCTCCCGCGACCGCTGCCGTGGTCAGACCCGACGACCTCGCCGGGCTCATCTACACCTCGGGAACAACGGGGAATCCGAAAGGAGTCATGCTCTCGCATGCCAACATCGCGTCGAATCTGAACGCGGTCGCTGAGATCTTTCCGCTCGAAGAGGAGGACCGCTCGGCGTCATTCCTGCCGTGGGCCCATTCGTTCGGTCAGACCGTCGAGCTCCATGCGCTGATCTTCTTCGGGTCATCGACGGGTCTCACCACGGCCAAGACCCTCATCCGCGACATGCCGGAGATCCAGCCGACCCTCCTCGTCGCGGTCCCGACGGTGTTCAACAAGGTGTATGACGGGTTGAACAAGCTGATGGAGTCCGAAGGCGGAATCAAGGAACGCATGTTCAACGCCGCGATGGCCAATGCGCACAAGCGGTCGGAGATGGAACGGCGCGGCACGACGAGTCGTTTGGTCGAGTTGAAGAGTGCGCTGTTCGACAGGCTGGTGTTCTCCAAGGTGCGGGATCGGTTCGGCGGCAAGGTCAGATATGCGTTCTCCGGAGGTGCCGCCATCTCGACCGAGGTCGCCGAGTTCATCTCAGCGGTCGGGATCGTGGTGTACGAGGGGTACGGGCTCACCGAGACGAGTCCGATCGCCACCTGCAATGTCAAGGGGGCGAGAAGGGTCGGATCGGTCGGGCGACCGATCCCGGGTGTCACGGTCACGATCGACACCGATGTGACCGGCGACAAGGAGATCGGGGAGATCGTGATCCACGGCCCAAATGTCATGCAGGGCTACTACAACCTCCCCGAGGCGAACGCAGAGGTGTTCACCGGTGACGGCGGCTTCCGCACCGGTGACCTCGGCCACATCGACGCCGACGGTTACCTCTACATCCGGGGGCGCATCAAAGAGCAGTACAAGCTCGAGAACGGCAAATATGTCGTGCCGTCACCCATCGAGGAGACCCTGATGTTGTCGGGGTACATCGCCCAGGCGATGGTGTACGGGGAACAGCGACCGTTCAATGTCGCCGTGATCATCCCCGACTTCGAGTACCTCGGGCAGTGGGCGGCCGAAAACGGCCTCGGCGCTGCCAGCCGCGAAGAGCTGATCGCCGACGAACGCGTGATCGACCTGTTCAAGACGGAGATCAACCGCGCCCAGCGCGACATCAAGCATTACGAGCGGGTGCGGGATTTCATCCTCGGCACCGAGGAATGGACTCCCGAAGGTGGCATGCTGACACCTTCCTTGAAGATCAAACGCAGAACGATCATGGCGGAGTTCGGAAACGCGATCAACGATCTCTACTCCGGCGACGACCCGCTCTTGGGCCGAGACACACAAACCCAGTAG
- a CDS encoding LysE family translocator translates to MPDARTLALFAAASFVLVIIPGPAVIYILTRSISQGRTAGIVSALGVNIGTGVHVLGAAAGLSVVLANSVAMFNAIKWVGVAYLAWIGIRTIRMDDTVFTTETRDPTALRRVFTEGVIVNMLNPKVAIFILAFLPQFVDTAAANPAAQTIVLGVTLIAVGVVSDSAYAFAGGHLGRLLRRRPHAARTARIGAGATYLALAAVATFTGTRSSPGS, encoded by the coding sequence ATGCCCGACGCCCGGACCTTGGCCCTGTTCGCTGCAGCGTCGTTCGTGCTGGTCATCATCCCCGGACCGGCGGTCATCTACATCCTGACCCGCAGCATCAGCCAAGGACGCACGGCAGGCATCGTTTCGGCGCTCGGAGTCAACATCGGCACCGGGGTACATGTGCTCGGAGCCGCTGCTGGACTGTCGGTTGTCCTTGCGAACTCCGTCGCCATGTTCAACGCCATCAAGTGGGTTGGTGTTGCCTACCTGGCCTGGATCGGCATCCGAACCATCCGAATGGATGACACCGTGTTCACGACGGAGACCCGGGATCCAACCGCCTTGCGCAGAGTGTTCACCGAGGGCGTGATCGTCAACATGCTGAACCCGAAAGTCGCGATCTTCATCCTCGCGTTCCTCCCCCAGTTCGTCGACACCGCAGCGGCGAACCCCGCCGCACAAACGATCGTGCTCGGTGTCACCCTCATCGCTGTCGGCGTCGTATCTGACAGTGCCTATGCGTTCGCGGGTGGACACTTGGGGCGACTGCTGCGAAGGCGACCCCACGCGGCTCGAACTGCCCGCATCGGAGCGGGTGCGACCTATCTCGCCCTCGCCGCCGTCGCCACCTTCACCGGGACACGATCCAGCCCCGGATCGTGA